The following coding sequences are from one Eucalyptus grandis isolate ANBG69807.140 chromosome 11, ASM1654582v1, whole genome shotgun sequence window:
- the LOC104427375 gene encoding LOW QUALITY PROTEIN: wall-associated receptor kinase-like 22 (The sequence of the model RefSeq protein was modified relative to this genomic sequence to represent the inferred CDS: deleted 1 base in 1 codon) gives MSNSEFRILLLLVFLTIQASGAAAGIPRSNCVKQCGNVSIPFPFGIGAGCFLDHWYEIVCQNRTVPKLNKIGLRVLNISLPNYFEYANGMISVSLPLIYSNASCGGEGLRGPVNFEGSQFVFSQTWNVFTSVGCNTLTTVNSTESAVVGCRSKCAGTSANIGGYSACFGRDECCQTTLPFNLQSFSVDFREEGEPQGCKYAFLADRSWFLRSNVTGLYDLSLNDTVPVVLEWGISNKTDYILKLIQQSNVLDDLDSFRCSRYSFYGSWSEMPFIQCYCRWGYRGNPYLTEGCQDINECEDRNLCPGICVNKLGTYDCVAGRKTPIIIGIGAAFGALVLCLVLWRLYKYVKKRREIKLKEKHFKRNGGLLLKSELSSPEGNVEKSKLFNSKDLEKATDNFNDDRILGQGGQGTVYKGMLTDGKIVAIKKSKVIDEGKVEQFINEVLILSQINHRNVVKLLGCCLETEVPLLVYEFIPNGTLYQYLHDPNQEFHVSWDTRLRIATEIAGALFYLHSAASIPIYHRDIKSTNILLDEKYRAKVADFGTSKSVSLDQTHVTTLVQGTFGYLDPEYFQSGQFTDKSDVYSFGVVLVELLTGQKPISSLREQEGRSLAMYFIISMEENCLFDIVDAQVLKEGKKEEIASVANLAKMCLNLNGRKRPAMKEVAMELEGIRKLRNPSVILQNQENHEATESYSAAFPSNKSNIDMDVITTSDVQPLLPSESWSTCAGTDTNTSQCSACSGRDGFCRATLLFNLQGINVDFKEEGGHQGFIDLRLNDTVPAVLEWGIPNNTKDALELIWQVKCDLRSAIAEGDMVVISILLENAKINPHERRVRAWGTTFVSFLWRLYKYIKGRKQLKHKEKYFKHNGALLLKSVLSSPEGDVEKSKLFNSIDLEKAVDNFNDDRIFGQGGEGILYKAMLIDGKIVAIKKSKVIDEGKVEQFINEVLIL, from the exons ATGTCGAACTCAGAGTTTCGAATTCTTCTGCTTCTGGTTTTCCTCACGATACAAGCATCAGGAGCTGCAGCTGGAATTCCAAGGTCCAACTGTGTTAAACAATGTGGGAACGTCAGCATTCCCTTCCCCTTTGGAATAGGTGCCGGGTGTTTCTTGGATCACTGGTATGAGATCGTCTGCCAAAATAGGACGGTTCCAAAACTAAATAAGATTGGATTGCGAGTTCTCAACATTTCACTTCCCAATTATTTTGAATATGCGAATGGCATGATCAGTGTCAGTCTTCCATTAATATACTCAAATGCAAGCTGCGGGGGCGAAGGACTTCGTGGGCCGGTGAACTTTGAAGGAAGTCAATTTGTCTTTTCCCAGACATGGAACGTATTTACGTCGGTTGGTTGCAACACCCTGACAACAGTGAATAGTACAGAATCAGCTGTTGTTGGTTGCAGGTCAAAATGCGCTGGAACCAGTGCCAACATTGGCGGATATAGTGCTTGTTTCGGGAGGGACGAATGCTGCCAGACTACGCTCCCCTTTAACCTTCAAAGCTTTAGTGTGGATTTTAGAGAAGAAGGTGAACCTCAGGGATGCAAGTACGCTTTCCTGGCAGATAGATCATGGTTCTTGAGGTCTAACGTTACAGGTTTATATGATTTGAGTTTGAATGATACAGTTCCAGTGGTGTTGGAATGGGGGATTTCAAACAAAACCGACTATATACTCAAGCTTATCCAGCAATCCAATGTCTTGGACGATCTTGATTCCTTCAGATGTAGCAGATACAGCTTCTATGGATCTTGGAGTGAAATGCCATTTATACAGTGCTATTGCAGATGGGGGTATAGGGGTAACCCCTATCTTACTGAAGGATGCCAAG ATATTAATGAATGTGAAGATCGAAACTTGTGCCCCGGGATTTGTGTGAACAAACTGGGAACCTATGACTGCGTCGCTGGTAGAAAGACACCTATCATTATTG GGATTGGGGCAGCCTTTGGGGCACTAGTTTTGTGTCTTGTCTTATGGAGGTTGTACAAGTACgtcaagaagagaagagaaatcaAACTCAAAGAGAAGCACTTCAAACGCAATGGTGGCCTTTTGTTGAAAAGTGAGCTATCTTCACCCGAAGGCAATGTCGAAAAAAGCAAATTGTTCAATTCCAAGGATTTGGAGAAGGCCACTGACAATTTTAATGATGATAGGATACTTGGGCAAGGTGGACAAGGTACTGTTTACAAGGGAATGTTAACAGATGGAAAAATAGTTgcgattaaaaaatcaaaagtgattGATGAGGGAAAAGTCGAACAATTCATAAATGAAGTCCTCATCCTCTCACAAATCAACCATAGGAATGTGGTTAAATTATTGGGGTGTTGCTTAGAGACGGAAGTCCCGCTTTTAGTGTATGAGTTCATACCAAATGGGACTCTATACCAATATCTACATGACCCAAATCAAGAGTTTCATGTATCGTGGGACACGCGGCTACGAATCGCAACTGAAATTGCAGGAGCCTTATTCTACTTGCATTCAGCAGCCTCTATTCCCATTTATCATCGAGACATCAAGTCCACCAATATCcttttggatgagaaatatCGGGCA AAAGTGGCGGATTTCGGTACTTCCAAGTCAGTTTCCCTTGATCAAACTCATGTAACCACATTGGTACAGGGTACTTTCGGCTATCTAGATCCTGAATATTTCCAATCAGGTCAATTCACTGATAAAAGTGATGTGTACAGCTTTGGAGTGGTACTTGTTGAACTCTTAACAGGGCAAAAGCCAATTTCTTCACTGAGGgaacaagaaggaagaagcctCGCGATGTATTTCATAATCTCGATGGAAGAGAACTGTTTGTTCGACATTGTTGATGCTCAAGTTTTGAAAGAAGGTAAAAAGGAAGAGATTGCATCAGTTGCTAATCTTGCGAAAATGTGCTTAAACTTGAACGGGAGGAAACGACCTGCAATGAAAGAAGTGGCAATGGAGTTGGAGGGGATAAGGAAGCTCCGAAATCCTTCGGTTATCTTGCAAAATCAAGAGAACCACGAGGCAACTGAATCTTATAGTGCCGCTTTTCCATCTAACAAGTCAAACATTGACATGGATGTCATTACAACTTCGGATGTTCAGCCACTCTTGCCTAGTGAGTCGTG GTCGACCTGTGCTGGAACTGACACCAACACTAGCCAGTGTAGTGCTTGCTCCGGGAGGGATGGATTCTGCCGCGCTACGCTGCTCTTTAACCTTCAGGGTATTAATGTGGATTTCAAGGAAGAAGGTGGACATCAAGG GTTTATTGATTTGAGATTGAATGACACGGTTCCAGCGGTGTTGGAATGGGGGATTCCAAACAATACCAAGGATGCACTTGAGCTTATCTGGCAAG TGAAATGCGATTTACGCAGTGCTATTGCGGAAGGGGATATGGTggtaatttctattttattggAGAATGCCAAG ATAAATCCACATGAAAGGAGAGTCAG GGCTTGGGGCACTACTTTCGTGTCTTTCTTATGGAGGTTGTACAAATACATCAAGGGGAGAAAACAACTCAAGCACAAAGAGAAGTACTTCAAACATAATGGCGCCCTTTTGTTGAAAAGTGTGCTATCTTCACCAGAAGGCGATGTCgagaaaagcaaattattcAACTCCATAGATTTAGAGAAGGCCGTTGACAATTTCAATGATGATAGGATATTCGGGCAAGGTGGAGAAGGTATTCTATACAAAGCGATGTTAATAGATGGAAAAATAGTGGCCATCAAGAAATCGAAAGTGATAGACGAGGGAAAAGTTGAACAATTCATAAATGAAGTCCTCATTCTCTGA